The Sphingomonas sp. So64.6b genome includes a region encoding these proteins:
- a CDS encoding CcdC protein domain-containing protein has product MQVQAVHPNQLITYAITGVVVAIILFFRIRRMSRARPLKLERLWVLPVAYLLLAIFVLSQVPPAGMTWLYCALALVFGAALGWQRGRMMRISVDPETHALNHQPSPAALLFIVVLILVRFGARELAQMNGAVSHLNALVVTDVLIAMALGLLTAQRVEMYLRAKRLLQAARAA; this is encoded by the coding sequence ATGCAGGTTCAGGCGGTCCATCCAAATCAGCTCATTACCTACGCGATTACCGGTGTAGTCGTCGCGATCATACTGTTCTTCCGCATCCGCCGAATGAGCCGCGCCCGGCCGCTCAAGCTGGAGCGGCTGTGGGTGTTGCCGGTGGCCTATCTGCTGCTCGCTATTTTCGTGCTGAGTCAGGTCCCGCCGGCGGGCATGACATGGCTCTATTGCGCGCTCGCGTTGGTGTTCGGTGCGGCGTTGGGATGGCAGCGTGGCCGGATGATGCGGATCAGCGTCGATCCCGAGACGCACGCGCTCAACCATCAGCCGTCGCCGGCCGCGCTCCTGTTCATTGTCGTGCTGATTCTGGTGCGCTTCGGCGCCCGGGAATTGGCGCAAATGAACGGCGCGGTATCGCACCTGAACGCGCTGGTGGTGACCGACGTGCTGATCGCCATGGCGCTCGGCCTGCTCACGGCACAGCGAGTGGAGATGTATCTGCGCGCCAAACGGCTGCTTCAAGCGGCGCGAGCGGCTTGA